The following coding sequences lie in one Aspergillus puulaauensis MK2 DNA, chromosome 3, nearly complete sequence genomic window:
- a CDS encoding uncharacterized protein (COG:S;~EggNog:ENOG410PY1K;~InterPro:IPR007743,IPR027417,IPR030385;~PFAM:PF01926;~go_component: GO:0016020 - membrane [Evidence IEA];~go_function: GO:0005525 - GTP binding [Evidence IEA]): MFGSGNFGGSGFGGSSFGGAGSNFGSSSFFDPGSFSSNGPNLFGSERASGQFSLFGQDYSMPRLDYTSTSSSSAWTAPILPSKQIISFPESVTNGALDTTHWQVHNRGPLVDGSRNARHNPGGLFPTIGARYDDKNGLRGEVGAQRGDLGISRSFKSNKSNWAKAVGVFAAVLLGSAGEKWWSGDPEDNKRRERIREERLEAEWPSGMHVAVVGTAGSGKSSLVNALQGVRNGAPGAAAVGTTETTREVERYLRQGTQDFYIHDVPGAETLSVPTRAYFHRYKLHLYDCILVVYSDRLGPVDLGMLAIGTDHRLSVHLVRSKSDQLINNIIDNNADGHDLTATEARQRHITTTRNEVEQVFEASDVPKDQRSFPLIVNWKRLYRLVSGGAAHQHDIDETEFLTKLNRIVICVSGILFNSEG; encoded by the exons ATGTTTGGGTCCGGGAACTTTGGTGGTTCAGGGTTCGGAGGATCAAGCTTTGGTGGAGCAGGGTCAAACTTCGGCAGCTCGTCTTTTTTCGACCCAGGCTCATTCTCATCAAACGGGCCAAATCTATTTGGGTCCGAGCGAGCTTCCGGGCAATTCTCATTGTTTGGGCAGGACTATTCAATGCCTCGCCTGGACTATACTTcaacctcgtcatcctccgcGTGGACCGCacccatcctccccagcaAACAAATAATCTCATTTCCTGAAAGCGTCACCAATGGTGCGCTTGATACCACCCACTGGCAGGTTCATAACCGCGGTCCACTAGTGGACGGATCCCGCAACGCCCGGCACAATCCTGGGGGGCTGTTCCCAACAATTGGAGCGCGGTATGACGACAAGAACGGTCTTCGTGGCGAAGTCGGCGCTCAACGCGGCGATCTCGGTATATCTCGCAGTTTCAAGTCAAACAAGTCCAACTGGGCGAAAGCCGTTGGTGTCTTTGCCGCCGTCTTGCTAGGTTCTGCGGGAGAGAAATGGTGGAGCGGCGACCCAGAGGATAACAAACGTCGCGAAAGAATACGAGAGGAAAGACTTGAAGCTGAGTGGCCCTCAGGTATGCATGTTGCTGTCGTCGGAACTGCAGGGTCAGGCAAAAGCTCGCTCGTGAATGCATTGCAGGGAGTTCGAAATGGAGCACCCGGCGCTGCTGCGGTGGGTACGACGGAGACAACGCGTGAGGTGGAAAGATACCTCCGACAGGGGACACAAGACTTTTATATTCATGATGTCCCTGGTGCAGAGACGTTGTCGGTTCCGACGCGGGCATACTTTCATCGCTATAAACTGCATTTATACGACTGCATCCTTGTAGTGTACTCCGATAGGCTTGGGCCG GTTGATTTAGGAATGCTGGCAATTGGTACAGACCACAGGCTCTCGGTTCATCTTGTACGGTCCAAGTCTGACCAATTGATAAACAACATCATTGACAACAATGCGGACGGGCATGATTTGACGGCAACTGAGGCCAGACAACGTCACATCACCACAACGAGAAATGAGGTCGAACAGGTCTTCGAAGCCAGCGACGTCCCGAAAGATCAGAGGTCATTTCCTCTAATAGTCAATTGGAAGAGGCTTTATCGCTTAGTGTCTGGGGGTGCAGCTCACCAGCACGACATAGATGAAACAGAGTTTTTGACCAAGCTGAACAGG ATTGTCATCTGTGTCTCTggcatcctcttcaactccgAAGGTTGA